Genomic window (Rhododendron vialii isolate Sample 1 chromosome 4a, ASM3025357v1):
TTGACTGGGTATGCTATTGAGTTGGCTGAGTTTGGGTTGAAAAGTCACTGAGTTGACTGAGTTCGGTGACGGAGTTGACTGGGTGCAGGTTCTCTCGGGTTGATTCGATGTTTGGAGTCGAATTTGAGTGGTTTTAATGGCTCAAAGAGGTAGGGGAGGACGAGGAGGTAGAGGTAGAGGATTTGTGAACAATggtgaaggattgaaggttATACCACAATGTGGAATGCAAAAAGATTGCAATTCAAAAGGTGATCGGAATGAGATTAAAGAGTTGAGTAAAGAAGTAGCTACCTTGTTTGGAAAAGTGCGGTGTTTGCAGCTTCGGACCCAAGGTATATGGATTCTTCCAACTATAAACACGTTCCGTTGGAGAATTGTTTTGGTGCTCCGCATTGGCGTATAGTGTGTTTGAACAACATTGAGGTTGAACTTCCCATGTTTGATGGAAGATTCACTCCTAAGGAGTTTGTTGATTAGTTGAATACTCTTGAGAGAGTATTTGAATGCCATGTTATCTCGGATGAAATGAAAGTAAAGTTAGTTTCTAAACACCTTCGAGGAAGAGCCTTCAATTGGTGAGAATAATTACAAGATAGTAGGAAAAAGAGAGGTAAGGGAAAGATTAGAGAGtgagagaagatgaagaaaacgTTCGAGGAACGGTTCTTACCTTTTCCTCACTTTGCCAATATCGGTTCTTTGGCTAATGTTGCTAAGTATAGGACTTGTGGGAAGTCTTTTGGGATTGGAGTACAAAGCAAAATTGATATAGGTGCTGTCCCAATACCAAATCAGCCTTTATTTGCTACCTTGAAGGCTAGAAATACATCTTCAATCCGGATGTGTTTAAGTGGATGATTTGGTAATGCCCTTTCTGTTGAGGAGAAGATGAACTTCAATCCGGATGTGTTTGATGATGAGATGGAACACAGTTATTTTGACAATGCTCCCATCTTTGATGAATATCCTAATGAAGAACTTGAGGGTGTTCTTGAAGATGATTGTGTTTTTGAGATTTAAGATGAATATCCTAATGAGGActttggaggtgattttgaaGGAGGTACCGAGTTTAACGAGTTTTCAAAGGAGGACATTGGTTATAATGATGTTTCTACTTTTGATGAGCTCTCACATGAAGATGTTCCTATTTATAACAAGTTTGAAGGAGAGTTTGGTGTTGATCATGAAGAGGGAATGCTTATTGATATGCTCAAGGAAAGTTTCCTTAGGCCTAGACAAGGTGGTGAGGAACTTTTGACGAAAGGTTATGGAGAAGAGGAAAGTCGTAACCTTGAGATTGAAGATTGCTCTCAAGACTTGACTTTCAAGTTGCCTTTGGTACAAGGCACTCAACTTGAAGAGTATGGGAATGATTTGGAAGCTCCACTATTTGATGAAGAGTTGGTTGAACGATAGGTCGAGGATTGCTTTCAAGTGTTGCCTCCTGAGTTGCCCCAATtgcaagatgttcaagtttgtgGTACATTGGTTCCCAAGCCACCACTTCTCTCCACGCCGACCCATCGGACTTCACCAAAAGAAGTAGAAGCACTCATGGAACAGTTTAAAGACCCCTTGAGCATGGTGTTCACTCGAGCAAGTCTTGGGTATGATATGAACGTTATTAAATCTTTGAATGATGATTGGTCTAAGTATATTGTGGGAGTATGTGTTCGGAAATCTTTTGATGGTGTTTTGCTGTACCGAAGACATGCCAAATGGATTGCTTACTCACACCTAAGTATGGCTGCGGTGGATGTATACAAAAAGAAGCTAATATTGAAGATTGGTTGTGCTGAGGGTGATGCGTTGATCAAGGAATACAGCCACATGTCTACTTCGAAGCTGCATAATAATCACttctatgttttctttatttagttGTCTTAGAGTTTTGTccaacttgaggacaagtttttttctttagagGGGGTGTATGATGCAGTAGGATCTAGGGTCATTTGTGTCATTTCACGTCCTTAGTGTTGTTAGGGtattgagtctataaataggtgagttgttctttcatttggtagcttttgattattaagaatattaaatatattgattgagacatagtttctctctctaccctttggGATTTATCCCCTTGAATGGGATTTTGCTCATTCCTTTGGATCTTTAATTCCCTTTGGTATTTTGGTTTGCATCAAAAATTTTGTTAACTCAGGTGTTTGGGTAGCTTACgcacaccttgactaatcctAAGGGCTCAATCCCACCGCCCATTTGTTGGGACCCCCTTTAAAGGCGGAGACTGACCCCAAAGGAGACCTGAGAGGTTTCGAACatgagaccttaggagggagcaagcTCCTAAGTTTGAAAGCCTTGACCACTGGGCCAACCCCTTGGTGTTAAAGTTGAATTAAACAAATCTTAAATCACtaaagaattttgttttctatCATTAATTGATAATCACATGGCCTAATAGGCAATAGAGGAAAGCTTAGCCTTATATGATCAAGttgtcacgctctcgattttaaacataaataaaataactTTCCTTAAATAAAATCCTCACAACAATAtgcataataccccaaaagagtttacCATTTCCACATCATCAAATTACTGTCCCAACTCCAAGAGTTTCATTATATTACATCAATGGCCACCAGCCCAAAATAACATAAGTGCGAGATAAAAGAtgagttaagagtttacaattATCAAATGTCAAAAGAATGTGATTAAAGTTACGATTACATCTTCAAAATGTGATTTACAAGAGATGCGAAGGTAACTCCTctatgttagctttcaaaatagTGTTACTACTTGCGCGCCATGCACACAATGCTCTTGGGTTTGTACCTAAAAATGATGAAAGGTTGAGttatactagcccagtagaaaattctacgCTAACTTTATATGCTCATGAGGTGACAAGAATGAATAGCAGAAACAAAGCAAGATATCTCAAGTAAAGAGGTATGACCATAACAAACATCGTTCATGGTTTCACATATTCTCAAGTTCCATATCATTGTCATTTAATTGCGTTTGTATCGCATCGTCTTTTCATCATCAAGTAACCTGAGTGAATGCTCCTGCCGGGCATTATGGTTCCCGTGGTCCCTGCCTAGCATCCTCAACTGTTGGTGGGTGTAGTACGTGTCCACGACTCTTTTTAAATGTTATCGTAACGCAGTTGATTCTTTGTTCATTCACATTGTATCATAAACTCGTCTTTCAATAAATAACAAGCCATTCACGTCCAACAAATGAGATATCAAGTGAAAAGCATACAATGTTACTATTATACTCGTAAACATGCATAATGTAACCCAATAAGGTGGACCATGGCTTTGGAATATGAATTTAGGATGATGTACGAAAAATTTCACTTAGacgagtcctaccggtagggatttGGGTCCTATCGGTACAAACCCGGTCCAAAAGGATCACAAATTGAGTATTGGAGAAAACACATGAGTTCTACCGGTGGGGGAAAAAAGGTGTTCTATCAATGATCATGGTAAGAAATTGGCTTATATGCAACATATGTGGTTTTGTCCGAGGCTCTAAGGCTCGCCGTTCGATATGATTTAGagaatacaaaaattaaaatggtTATATTGCCAAAATTCGCCTTCATGTAAGATATTTTACTCCTAGGGAATCATATTTTCCGATTAGGGCGTGGCACCCTTAAATCTTCATGTCGGCCGGTAAAATTTGATGCAAACTCTAagaccccgttcgtttaagggttttggattttggattctaataattaccctatttctctctaatcattactctcatttttttctctatctctctccaatcattacccctattttcaatcattattctatttttctctgcactcattacctataaatccaaatccatAATCCCAAAATGAACGGGGTCTTAGGAGTCACTTGCCAATCTTTCTACGAGGCACTGTAGCATTCATTGATGCATGTGTTTGTGCAGACACATGCacgattttccttttttcttttaaagttcTTGTCTTAAAACTTGAAGTTTCCAAGTGGTAATACTTGCAGTGGTGCACAAACACACGCACATGTATAGAACACACATTTTGCCCAACGAATGTTGCCTGGCAGATTAGCAGTTTAGCACACTAGAATAGAATGGAATGCATACCAAATTGAAGCAAAATGTATATGCTTTTTTTATTACGTAAAGGAATACGAAGTTTTACATGTTTTAAAATGCCCATACCATTGAGCTCTGGTTAAACATTTAACACTTGACACTAATAAGTTAGGAATTCAATCCAACCAACAAAGTTTGGATCAGAATTTTTTGGTTCGTGGATTTGCGGTACATGGAACAGGAACAGGATCACAGTATGCCATAAACTTTGGAACTCGGTATGGTGAAGGTAGGCTTCTTCGAATCATTTATTCGGAACAACATTAGTTTGTTCTGAAGGCGGACCATTTTTCCGGTCGTTTTTGTGCTAGTAGCATTTATATGACGCTGTACTTGTGAAATCAGTAATGAGATTAATTTATGAGATATATTTTGTTATATGACTATGTACTTACATCTGTGTCATTCTTATCATCGGTTCCCCACATGGGAGTAGTTAAACTCTTCTTCATTCCTATTACTGAGATTGAGCTATGAAAGACCTTCAACAAACAAGAATACATATAGACAAGAGTGAATCATACAGAGGCAGAAGTCGAGGAATCCCCATTCTAGTTTGTGACCCTATAGCGAAATGGTTTGGATTACATTCAGTCACTACATAGAAGTGAATAGAACCTGAGAAGTTTGAAGGAAAAGTGCAGATGTCCACCCTAGGGTTTTAAGGTACcctaaaaccttagggtacctTAGGATTTTAGGATACCATAGAATTTTaggggtaccctagggttttagggtgccctaggattttagggtttagggtaccctagggtttaagtTTAGGCGCTTTCATAgagccctagggtttaggtttaggcactttcataggggttttagggtgcactttcctatcatagggttttagtgatttatgcactttcataaggtaccctagggtttaggcattttcataggataccctatggtttaggcacttttatagggtaccctagggtttgggcactttcatagggtaccctagggtttaggcactttcagggTTTAaggttttaggtactttcatagggttttggtgtttcattaattggagGTGACATGAtgggaaataatttttattttctgtacctTGTGGTAAAAAGCCCGACAAATATTGCGCGCCAATTCCAACGGTTTTTGGAAAGGGTTTATGTTTTAGCAGTCAAGATGGATTATAGGATGAAGTGATTCTGTTCCATCTGGGTATTTAAACTGGACACCAGCTTTAAAAATCGTACTGAGGTAACCTTGCAGATATAAAACTTGCTGAATTCTCATGCATGAAACCGAGCAAAAATTTGCACATGTATGCAGACATATGGAATATGACCCTTGCATACGTAGAGAAGTCAAGCTTGACATCTGCTTGACGATTCTGACTATGCTTTCCCTGTAAGACTTTTATGCGTGAATCTTTTATGCGATTGATGTGTGAGGAAGTTCTGCTTAAGTGGTATTGAATGTTACACTGGTTGAGCTTTAGTAGCTCCTCTCTTCCTTTATCTTTGGATATCTTCCTCAAGTGAATTATGGGAACTTGTTTCTGCTCTTAGTGGGTTTTTCTAATCATGTTAAATAGTGATCGACAATCATAGTAGGTTGAAGTAGGCCATTGATATTGTGGTGCTCTTGGTGCTTGATTTTGTTTACTCTTTTGGGTCTGGCAAGTGTGCTTCAACTTGTATATATTCCATGGTTGAGCTTTTCTTCATTCCCATTTAGTTTTCTGTGACTAGTTCTCTGATGCTTGTTTCACTGTTGTTTATGTGGCAGGAAGGAGTGGGCTATGCAGTGTTCAGGGGAAAACAACCGAAGCACGTCTGTCACAAGGGCCCATATCGGTGGCCTGTATTCCACCCGTGATGCTCAATCGCTTTGGTCATATGATTGAAAAAGATCAAGTTACAGAAAGTTGTAGGGAGTAGGGACCGGACTTTCGATACGCCTGTTCTGAAGAGGACAACAGCCCTCTTTTGTATCTTCCTTCTGTCCTACATAAGGGTTATTTAATTACAATAACTTGATAAATTACACGTGGAATGCATGCAGCTGCTAGTACATCAGGTGCCAATCATGTTTGCGTTTGTCTTCCACCACCCACCAAAATTCCACAACGTATTAGTTTCACTTTTAGCTTTCGGCCATCGTGTAGAGAGGATGTGGGAGTGGTGTCCGCTTTTGAAGGGAAAAGTTTTGATCTCTTCAGTGGTTAAAATGCTGGTTTCCTTGGATAGCTATCCTAAGCAAATGGCGACACCGGAAACTTAAAGAGATGTTGACATCTCCCACAACGTGCTGTTTGAAGAGATGCCTAATGACATCAGTTAATTAGCACCTTTGAGTTGTTATAGCTATGTATATACATTTCCATGGCCTTTCGTGCGctacaaggaaaagaaaactaaattGTGCTCCCCCTCGCCTCATTAGGCTATGGATTTAGAGATATATAGTTGCAGTTTCTTGCCAGCATTCCTGTGTGAATATTTCGTAGTCGAAGTACTCagactttcttcttcttttttttggttgggtttcTTTGGTTTTTTGACATGAGATGCCAGAAAATGAAGGGTTGAAGTCCATATCCTGCGCTGCTAGTTACATTAGTTgatttattgtttttgttttcagacCACTAAGGAATATTCATTCATGTGTAAACCCAACAAAACAAAGCACAGTTAGGAGACTCATCAGTCATCACAACTCGAATTGGAAGAGGCACAAAATGGAGAGATTTTTATGATTGtgaaaaagaaaactcaaaacaCAAGGAATTACTCCTACTAATTAGTATTACTTGAAATTTACTGCTCTGGCATATATGCTTGAAAATAAGGAAGAAACATCACCATTAAGCACCAACTTCTCTAAGCACCAACTGGTCATGGCAGTTTTTCGCTACACAATTATCTTTTCTCATAAACAGATGGGTAAATCAAAAATATCAGAGTACCAATTAACAAGTCACATTGAACCTAAATAAAAGAAGCTTCATTTTTCTTGGGCGCTTGAGAAGAAATCTCAAGCTCAGGTCCAtcttgttgctgctgctgctgtggtCGCAGCTGACCATCACCTTGCCAAGTCCACACAATATCTTTAAGTGCCGGCCTTATCTCCTCCTTCAACACCTTCAGATACTCCAACGTATCTCCACTCGACTTCTTCACCTCCACCAAATGAAACATCGGAGTTACCTCAAATATCTCCGCACCGATAGACAATACGCCTTTCCTACCTTCCTTCCCTCCCTCCAATTTCAAAACCCCTCCATCTCTCTTCGTTATTTTCAGCTTCAATCGCTTAGCTACGTCCTCCAACCTAGAAATTATGGTCTTAGCAGTCTGTTTGGATGTAAATCGTGCTTCTTTCTTCCGCTCATTGTCCTCAAACAAACTAGACAAGTCAAATCCTGCTGAAAATGAGATGATGTCAAAGGCATTCAAGTTACTGGGCCTTGCCAATTGTTCTTGCTTTGATTCTGCTGCAGTGCTGCTATCCTCACTAGGACCAAAAATTTCATCAGGATTTAAACCagttatttctctctcttccatttgaGTTCTAGTGGGTTTTAGGTCAAAGCCTTTACGAAACCACGAACTTTCGGTGATCCTGTGAATGGATACCCTGGTATTTGGGTTTGGGTCAAGTATCTTTGATATGAACTTGCGTACTTCCAGGGAAAACCAATTAGGAAATTTGAATTCTGCCTTTCCAATCTTCCTATACATCTCAATGAGATTTGAATCGTGGAACGGGAGATACCCGGCCAATAGAACATACAAGATGACCCCACATGACCAAATGTCGGCTTTTGATCCATCATACCCTTTTCTGCTAATCACTTCAGGTGCCACATAGGCGGGCGTTCCACAAGTTGTGTGGAGCAACCCATCTTGACGCTTAGTTTCAGCAAGGGCACTCAATCCAAAGTCTGAGACCTTAAGGTTTCCGTTTTCGTCCAAAAGTAGGTTCTCCGGTTTCAAATCCCGGTGATAAACACCTCTGCTGTGGCAGAAATCAACGGCGCTGATCAGCTGTTGGAAATACCTCCTTGCAACATCCTCCTTGAGCTTTCCTTTTGCCACCCTGTTAAAAAGTTCACCACCTTTGACATACTCGATGACGAAGTAGATTTTGGATTTGGTGGCCATAACTTCATAAAGCTGGATGATATTCGGGTGTTTGACAAGCCTCATCACAGAAATCTCCCGCTTGATCTGCTCAATCAAACCCACCTGAAAAACCTTCTCTTTGTCAATTATCTTAACGGCCACGCTCATGCCAGTTTCAAGATTCCTCGCAAAGTGAACCTTGCCGAAGGTTCCTTGACCTAATACCCTCCCTAATTCATACCGTTGCATCAAGACACTTCCTCTGTTTTCCATCTCAAATGTCCAGCACTAATGCACAATAATATGCTACTTTTTGCAACtgatccaaatccaaatccaaatccacaTGCACTATACGTCTATACCTATTAACTCACAAACGTTTCAGAAATCAAATGACTACAAAGATTCTAGCCATCTTCACAAAGGTCGTGATACGACACAACTTGTCCTTGAATATATTTTGCTACAATGGGAATCTGAGAAGAAAGGCAGAAAGGGCTTGAAATTATGTGTCCAGTCTCATCAAGAATAAGTAATGTCAGCTCAAATGGAGCTTCAACCTCATCAAGCTCAACGAAAGACAGCTTGGCTCTCAGGCACATCTTTCAGCATTCCCTGTCTTTTTTAAGAAACAAGAGAATGCTAGAGAATATAGTTACCGTTAAAGTTGGGCCTTTACCAGAACAGTAAAACAGCAGAGCAGGATATGGTTACAGCTTCAATTTGTCGGCAAAGGAATGAGATGTTcacctgaaaagaaaggaaaatgggtTCCTGTAATCAGTTGAACAAAAAACATACATGTACGTGCATTGATAAGCAAAATGATTTGACATAGTGATTCAAgcacaagaaaataaagaacCCAAATGAAAAGTATAGCACTAGGTGAAGGGTGGGAATTCAAATGGTGGCGCAAGTGTTGCATCGTGATTGTAAAGATATGACATGTGTGTTTGTTGTAACTGAACTTATGCCCTGGTTAATGAATAGCATAAGCCGTAAGTTCACGAAGGAGAAAACCTTAAGCCGTGGCATTAGGAACCATATGCATTTGAATATGTATGGACCATATGAAGTGAGTTGAATAGTAAATTTCCAAAGCAATAGAAAGAAATTTGAAAGGGAGAATCTAAATACAGTAGTAAAGATAAAACAACCGACAAGCTGTCTTACTACAATCAAATTAGGGAAGAATCTAACCAAGAGCAACTGAGAGAAAGTGAAAAAAGGAGCATCTAAAGACAAATAAACGACAAGCTGTCTTGCTACAACAAATTAGGAAAAAAGCTAACCAAGAGCAACTGAGAGAGGGTAAAAGGGAGCATTTGACGATATAAACAATGATAAGCTGTCTATTTAGATCTAAttatgcccaaaaaaaaaaacttttcgatTGCTTCAAAATTTCCTATTCGGaatatattggaaaaaaaaaaaatactgaatcCTGGGAGTTGAGGCCTGAATTCAGACTCAAATCTCTTTATTGATatgcaaagaaaaaaattgttgattcGAAATGCATAATTTAaggaaaaataggattcatgtagctgactccaattgattgggacacaaggctcggtttgataAAATGCAAAGTTTTAAGTATGAACCCagaaaaattgattattttttgtaGCAAAGAGGTTAGAGGTATATAAATCAGCATCAACCtctgttgaaaaaaatcaaaagaagcTAATTTTCAAGAAATGAAGAAGATGTTTGCAGACCCAGAAAAAGGATTACAAAAACAAACCAACAGAAACATTTGTTTGGTTACCCAGAAAGATGAGGGCTGAGACAAAAagatgagctgatttttcattcCTCCCATCTCAAACATCAAAGAAAAAGGTCAGAGATTGAGAGACAAGCTAATTTTTCTTTCACCTTTTCattttctcagcaaccaaacacacacacggAAACAAAAGTGAGCAGAAATATGCGGATCGAGAGGTACGTAAACAGTTCGAAGAGGGATCCAATTGAATTTATGGAATTACCTTTGGGATGAGAAGTGTAGTATCTTCATTCTTCAGCACAAGAAGTTTATGAAAGAGAATAAAGAGTTACTCCTATAATACAGCGCGGATGATATCTACAGCGCGACGAGGAGAATAAAGAGTTATAATACAGCGTGGATGATATCTACAGCGCGACGAGGAGAATTAAGAGttatattattttgaaaatgaatatatatatttttttttgttgataaacaATTTTCAGAACTCAGTAATGACACGTACAGATAATTAGACAATAACAAAAAATACGAAACCATACAAGGTGAAATTAGAGTTTAACCTCAACTCCCGCGACACAAACGTTAATTGCTATAAAACCCAGAGAACGTAACGACATATATATAGGGCTATGTTAGGAACTTAAGGAGTAATAAGTTCGAGCTCCCAGTGCAAATAAGAAATCCTAATCCTAcaaggattctatttcttattcacaaattataattcaccccataATAGAATTACAATTGCACTTCCGTCATTAACTCAATTatatttcgagtttcatattattaaatacttattacaATTGCACATCCGTCATTAACTCAATTatatttcgagtttcatattattaaatacttattaatctcttcacgttaagattacagatatcCGTTGATTAAAACAACAATTATATTTAAGCAACATCTTATAAAattggagtttttaaatatccatccgcAGACTTCAATACACGTAAGTATTCATTTAAACAGTTATATTTTCATCCTTCTAGACAGTGAATAACTTATCTTaccattttaataaaatattcatatatgtgtgtatattattttcctaaattagtgggattCAACCATTTCTTAATTTAAGaggatttcaaaatttaaaaaattcgtAATAATCCCattgatttatttttcactAATTTAAATTCGAAAACCATATTTATTTTCCATATCTCCCATGTATTATCATGAAACCTTTTGGAACATGGTGGAATCgaccatgtttttcatgaattattGTTACAAAATTACCATAAAATACATTTCGGAACATAGACAATATTAAAATCGATGTTAGTGAAAAAACGAAAAGACATGTTTATCTCTATTTGCACATGTATAAAGAGGGGAATGGGTATTATACAGTAATTTAAGATGAAATTAATGAATAATAAATATATGTTATAGCAGATGGATGATAAATATATTTGTATCATTGACAACGTAGCTTGCAAGAAAAGAATTCCATGACAAAGCCTTACTGATTTTAGGGAGAATTTTTGGGAGGTTCATTATAACATGTTTGTAACATCTTCAGTCAACTTCTTAAGTTTGTAACCTCTCTAATCCACTGGTATTGTTTGATAAGGCCTTAGGTCCACttcacttaaaaaataaattcatttaagacaaaaatacccttctcTTCTTGTACaacctacaaggggcataccccaggaggaaaaagaagagtgaaaaaaaAGGTGCGATAACCCATGCATAACCGCATGGAGAGTGGGGTAGAGTAATGTAACATAACAACATgcaatgtggtttggtatcctaCCCCCGTTGAATTGTCCGTCTGTGAAGAAAGATAGAGTAACGGGGGTAGGATACAGGATGATACAAAGTATGCAATGTAATGCAAGTAATAAGAGATAATGATAGCTATCTACTGTCTGACGCATCCCGCCAGGTTAGGATATAACGTAAATAGTCACGGTCGAATAACGACCAGTTAATGAACCATAACTGAGGAAAAGCAGTACATAGCAACTCGGCATCGAGGGAAGGTTGAACAGCTACTATAGAGGAATCAGGCACCGAAAAGAGGCTCGAACTGGAGACGTcgtgtcacgccctcaattgtAAACATTATTATAAaggatttccataaataaaatctcacaaCTATCCGTACGATACCCAAAAAACATAGCATTCTCATTTCCATGATTACATTTCAACATCCATTAGTTTCCAAAAGATTACATCAATGGTCCAACGACCCAAATTTACATAAGTACAGAGTATAGTAGGAGTTAAGGATTACAATTTGTCATTGTCAAAGATTTACAAATTTAAAGTTagaaatacatctttcaaaagatATTTACAAAGATGGACAAGTAACTTCTCATCTTTAGCTTTCAAAATGTGTCCACGTCCAAGCATTCAATCATGCTAGCTTCTGCCCTGAGTTAGTACCTAAAAATGAGagttacactagcccaatagaaaATTCTACTCTAACATTATATGTAAGAGAAATGCTAGGATGATCTCAAGGTAGGAACATGAACCAAAAAATCATAGGATAATCAATAATCTTAAATCAATAAACTCAAACAGCCACTACACAATCATAGTACAACTCAAACTAGAACCATCTCCATCTATCATGTGTCCAAAATCCTTTCGTCgtatgtgtcatgagccgaagctcctacCGAGTCAATTAAGGGATCCTGATACCCCCTGTCAGACACCATACCCATCGGTAGGTCCTGAATGTAACCCATATGAGTTTTTGCTCCTaccgggccaattaagggatcccgataccccctgccaagcacccacccgtcgatgggcc
Coding sequences:
- the LOC131321580 gene encoding CBL-interacting protein kinase 2-like, with the translated sequence MENRGSVLMQRYELGRVLGQGTFGKVHFARNLETGMSVAVKIIDKEKVFQVGLIEQIKREISVMRLVKHPNIIQLYEVMATKSKIYFVIEYVKGGELFNRVAKGKLKEDVARRYFQQLISAVDFCHSRGVYHRDLKPENLLLDENGNLKVSDFGLSALAETKRQDGLLHTTCGTPAYVAPEVISRKGYDGSKADIWSCGVILYVLLAGYLPFHDSNLIEMYRKIGKAEFKFPNWFSLEVRKFISKILDPNPNTRVSIHRITESSWFRKGFDLKPTRTQMEEREITGLNPDEIFGPSEDSSTAAESKQEQLARPSNLNAFDIISFSAGFDLSSLFEDNERKKEARFTSKQTAKTIISRLEDVAKRLKLKITKRDGGVLKLEGGKEGRKGVLSIGAEIFEVTPMFHLVEVKKSSGDTLEYLKVLKEEIRPALKDIVWTWQGDGQLRPQQQQQQDGPELEISSQAPKKNEASFI